In a single window of the Streptomyces sp. NBC_00285 genome:
- a CDS encoding winged helix-turn-helix transcriptional regulator, with translation MDTTQQPLEAQDLPYDVFAKACPSRGTLEHVTGRWGALTLGALSEGSLRFNELRRRVDGVSEKMLSQTLQGLERDGLVHREAQPTNPPRVDYDLTPLGREVAERLLGLIHFVEGRMDDVLAARERYDVTRGAR, from the coding sequence ATGGACACCACGCAGCAGCCCCTGGAGGCGCAGGACCTCCCGTACGACGTGTTCGCCAAGGCCTGCCCCTCGCGCGGCACGCTGGAGCACGTGACGGGCCGCTGGGGCGCACTCACGCTCGGCGCCCTGTCCGAGGGCTCGCTGCGCTTCAACGAGCTGCGCCGCCGGGTCGACGGCGTGAGCGAGAAGATGCTCTCCCAGACGCTCCAGGGACTGGAGCGTGACGGCCTGGTGCACCGCGAGGCCCAGCCCACCAACCCGCCCCGGGTCGACTACGACCTGACCCCGCTGGGCCGCGAGGTCGCCGAGCGGCTGCTGGGCCTCATCCACTTCGTGGAGGGCCGCATGGACGACGTCCTGGCCGCCCGTGAGCGCTACGACGTGACGCGCGGCGCCCGCTGA
- a CDS encoding CAP domain-containing protein, protein MGRHRRSAAGRAATGRAMGVTDTHGSHGSAFDPQDSYNFASASTTPRPSHTDTDTYARSDAYLFASEEEYALFRGDGYTPADGPRRSGSHRRRKRNLVTPVKSGLLGVSAAVAIGTVAVATGVVPGLDSYKLGGGSSNTGGGEVQAASSPTNSPAEQGGTSGSADRREDGGSTSRDADRSASPAPSPSTSTATPAEKPTKKPAATPSEKPAATPSQKEREPAKQETTAPVDVSTEAAAEAEVLRLVNVERAKVGCSPVAANSALADLAAAFSKAMDVEGFFDHTDPSGATPWDRAAQAGITSLGGENIARGQADPAAVMEAWMNSPGHKANILNCDFTTLGVGVQFGSGGPWWTQDFGY, encoded by the coding sequence ATGGGACGCCACCGACGCTCCGCCGCCGGCCGCGCCGCCACGGGCCGCGCCATGGGGGTCACGGATACGCACGGCTCCCACGGGAGCGCATTCGACCCACAGGACTCGTACAACTTCGCCTCGGCGAGCACCACGCCCCGTCCGAGCCACACGGACACCGACACCTACGCGCGCAGTGATGCCTACCTGTTCGCGTCGGAGGAGGAGTACGCGCTCTTCCGGGGCGACGGCTACACCCCCGCCGACGGCCCCCGGCGCAGCGGCTCGCACCGCAGGCGCAAGCGGAATCTCGTGACGCCGGTCAAGAGCGGTCTGCTCGGGGTCTCGGCGGCCGTCGCGATCGGCACGGTCGCGGTGGCCACGGGCGTGGTGCCCGGCCTGGACAGCTACAAGCTCGGTGGCGGCAGCAGCAACACCGGCGGCGGCGAGGTACAGGCGGCGAGCTCGCCGACGAACTCCCCGGCCGAGCAGGGCGGCACCTCCGGCAGCGCCGACCGGCGCGAGGACGGCGGCTCGACGAGCCGCGACGCCGACCGGTCCGCCTCGCCCGCGCCGTCCCCCTCGACCTCGACGGCCACCCCGGCCGAGAAGCCGACGAAGAAGCCTGCGGCCACGCCGAGCGAGAAGCCCGCGGCGACTCCTTCACAGAAGGAGAGGGAGCCGGCGAAGCAGGAGACCACCGCGCCGGTGGATGTCTCCACGGAGGCCGCCGCCGAGGCCGAGGTGCTCCGGCTCGTCAACGTCGAGCGGGCGAAGGTGGGATGCAGCCCGGTCGCCGCCAACAGCGCGCTGGCCGACCTGGCCGCCGCCTTCAGCAAGGCCATGGACGTCGAGGGCTTCTTCGACCACACCGACCCGAGCGGCGCGACGCCGTGGGACCGTGCCGCGCAGGCCGGGATCACCAGCCTCGGCGGCGAGAACATCGCCCGCGGCCAGGCCGACCCGGCGGCGGTCATGGAAGCCTGGATGAACAGCCCCGGCCACAAGGCCAACATCCTGAACTGCGACTTCACGACTCTGGGCGTGGGTGTGCAGTTCGGGTCCGGTGGCCCGTGGTGGACGCAGGACTTCGGCTACTAG
- a CDS encoding acylphosphatase, which produces MSEDVRLVAWVRGRVQGVGFRWFTRAKALEIGGLSGFALNLGDGRVQVVAEGPRKGCQGLLDWLLGDDTPGRVDGVTEIWDTPRGGYDGFAIR; this is translated from the coding sequence ATGAGCGAGGATGTACGACTGGTCGCCTGGGTGCGAGGACGCGTCCAAGGTGTGGGTTTCCGCTGGTTCACGCGGGCCAAGGCCCTCGAGATCGGCGGCCTGAGTGGTTTTGCTCTCAATCTCGGCGACGGACGCGTCCAGGTGGTCGCCGAGGGGCCGCGGAAGGGATGCCAGGGACTCCTCGACTGGCTCCTGGGAGATGACACGCCCGGCCGCGTGGACGGCGTCACCGAGATCTGGGACACACCTCGCGGGGGTTACGACGGCTTCGCCATCCGATGA
- the smc gene encoding chromosome segregation protein SMC, translated as MHLKALTLRGFKSFASATTLRFEPGITCVVGPNGSGKSNVVDALSWVMGEQGAKSLRGGKMEDVIFAGTTGRPPLGRAEVSLTIDNSDGALPIEYAEVTITRIMFRNGGSEYQINGDTCRLLDIQDLLSDSGIGREMHVIVGQGRLDSVLHADPMGRRAFIEEAAGVLKHRKRKEKALRKLDAMQANLARVQDLTDELRRQLKPLGRQAAVARRAAVIQADLRDARLRLLADDLVRLRQALRAEVADEAALKERKESAEQELRKALQREALLEDEVRRLAPRLQRAQQTWYELSQLAERVRGTISLADARVKSATSAPPEERRGRDPEDMEREAARIREQEAELEAALEAAEHALEDTVAHRAQLERALTQEERRLKDVARAIADRREGLARLGGQVNAARSRAASAQAEIDRLAAARDEAQERASAAQGEYEELKAEVDGLDAGDAELAEQHEAAKRRLAEAESALTAAREATTAAERRRAATQARHEALALGLRRKDGTGALLGAKDRLTGLLGPAAELLTVTPGHETALAAAFGVAADALAVTSPSAAADAIRLLRKQDAGRASLLLAGGPDATGDDASGHGAPAGHRRAADLVRGPSDLMTAVGRLLHGIVVVGTLEDAEDLVYAHPHLTAVTAEGDLLGAHFAHGGSAGAPSLLEVQASVDEAAAELEELAVRCEELTGAQHTAVEHRTECAALVEELGERRRAADREKSAVAQQLGRLSGQAKGAAGEAERSTAAAARAQEALEKALEEVEELAERLTVAEEMPVEEEPDTSVRDRLAADGANARQTEMEARLQVRTHEERVKGLAGRADSLDRAARAERDARARAEQRRARLRHEAGVAEAVASGTRQLLAHVEVSLARADEERTAADAAKALRERELTAARTTGRDLKAELDKLTDSVHRGEVLGAEKRMRIEQLETKALEELGVEPAGLVDEYGPHQLVPPSPPAEGEELPEDPEHPRNQPKPFHRAEQERRLKATERAYQQLGKVNPLALEEFAALEERHKFLSEQLEDLKKTRIDLLQVVKEVDERVEQVFTEAYRDTARQFEGVFSRLFPGGEGRLILTDPDNMLTTGVDVEARPPGKKVKRLSLLSGGERSLTAVALLVSIFKARPSPFYVMDEVEAALDDTNLQRLIRLMQELQEASQLIVITHQKRTMEVADALYGVSMQGDGVSKVISQRLR; from the coding sequence GTGCACCTCAAGGCCCTGACCCTCCGGGGGTTCAAGTCGTTCGCCTCGGCGACCACGCTCCGGTTCGAACCGGGAATCACGTGCGTCGTCGGTCCCAACGGCTCGGGCAAGTCCAACGTCGTCGACGCCCTCAGCTGGGTCATGGGCGAGCAGGGCGCCAAGTCGCTGCGCGGCGGCAAGATGGAGGACGTCATCTTCGCCGGCACCACCGGACGCCCGCCGTTGGGCCGCGCCGAGGTGTCCCTGACCATCGACAACTCCGACGGGGCGCTGCCCATCGAGTACGCCGAGGTCACCATCACGCGGATCATGTTCCGCAACGGCGGCAGCGAGTACCAGATCAACGGCGACACCTGCCGGCTCCTCGACATCCAGGACCTGCTGTCCGACTCCGGCATCGGCCGCGAGATGCACGTCATCGTCGGCCAGGGCCGGCTCGACTCCGTCCTGCACGCCGATCCGATGGGCCGCCGTGCCTTCATCGAGGAAGCGGCCGGCGTCCTCAAGCACCGCAAGCGCAAGGAGAAGGCGCTTCGCAAGCTGGACGCGATGCAGGCCAACCTCGCGCGTGTGCAGGACCTGACCGACGAACTCCGGCGCCAGCTCAAGCCACTTGGCCGGCAGGCCGCGGTCGCCCGCCGGGCCGCCGTCATCCAGGCCGACCTCCGCGACGCCCGCCTGCGGCTGCTCGCCGACGATCTCGTACGACTGCGGCAGGCGCTGCGGGCCGAGGTCGCGGACGAGGCCGCACTGAAGGAGCGCAAGGAGTCGGCCGAGCAGGAACTCAGGAAGGCCCTCCAGCGCGAGGCGCTGCTGGAGGACGAGGTACGCCGGCTCGCGCCCCGGCTCCAGCGGGCCCAGCAGACGTGGTACGAACTCTCCCAGCTCGCCGAGCGGGTGCGCGGCACGATCTCGCTGGCCGACGCACGCGTGAAGAGCGCCACGTCGGCGCCGCCCGAGGAGCGCCGCGGGCGGGACCCCGAGGACATGGAGCGCGAGGCCGCCCGCATCCGTGAGCAGGAGGCCGAGCTCGAAGCGGCCCTGGAGGCGGCCGAGCACGCCCTGGAGGACACGGTCGCGCACCGCGCCCAGCTGGAACGCGCGCTCACGCAGGAGGAACGGCGTCTGAAGGACGTCGCCCGGGCCATCGCCGACCGCCGCGAGGGGCTCGCCCGCCTGGGCGGCCAGGTCAACGCGGCCCGTTCCCGCGCGGCCTCCGCCCAGGCCGAGATCGACCGCCTCGCCGCGGCGCGGGACGAGGCCCAGGAGCGGGCGTCCGCCGCGCAGGGGGAGTACGAGGAGCTCAAGGCCGAGGTCGACGGACTGGACGCGGGTGACGCGGAGCTGGCGGAACAGCATGAGGCGGCGAAGCGCCGGCTGGCGGAGGCGGAGTCCGCGCTGACGGCGGCCCGCGAGGCGACCACGGCAGCGGAACGCAGACGCGCGGCGACACAGGCCCGGCACGAAGCCCTGGCTCTGGGCCTGCGCCGCAAGGACGGCACGGGGGCCCTGCTCGGCGCGAAGGACCGGCTGACCGGGCTGCTGGGTCCGGCGGCGGAACTGCTGACGGTGACCCCGGGCCACGAGACGGCACTGGCGGCGGCGTTCGGCGTGGCGGCGGACGCGCTGGCGGTGACGTCCCCCTCGGCGGCGGCCGATGCGATCCGCCTGCTGCGCAAGCAGGACGCGGGCCGGGCGTCCCTGCTGTTGGCGGGAGGCCCCGACGCCACGGGAGACGACGCGAGCGGTCACGGCGCACCCGCCGGACACCGGCGCGCGGCGGACCTCGTCCGCGGCCCGTCCGACCTGATGACGGCCGTGGGCCGCCTCCTCCACGGCATCGTCGTGGTCGGCACTCTGGAAGACGCCGAAGACCTCGTCTACGCCCACCCCCACCTCACCGCCGTCACCGCCGAAGGCGATCTCCTCGGCGCCCACTTCGCGCACGGCGGCTCCGCGGGCGCCCCGAGCCTTCTCGAAGTGCAGGCTTCCGTGGACGAGGCCGCCGCCGAGCTGGAAGAGCTGGCCGTCCGGTGCGAGGAACTCACCGGGGCTCAGCACACCGCCGTGGAGCACCGCACGGAATGCGCCGCCCTGGTGGAGGAGTTGGGGGAGCGGCGCCGGGCCGCCGACCGGGAGAAGTCGGCCGTGGCCCAGCAGCTCGGCCGGCTGTCCGGACAGGCGAAGGGCGCCGCCGGTGAGGCCGAGCGGTCCACCGCGGCGGCCGCGCGGGCGCAGGAGGCGTTGGAGAAGGCGCTCGAAGAGGTCGAGGAACTGGCCGAACGGCTCACCGTGGCCGAGGAGATGCCGGTCGAGGAGGAGCCCGACACGTCGGTACGGGACCGTCTCGCCGCCGACGGGGCCAATGCGCGGCAGACCGAGATGGAGGCCCGCCTCCAGGTCCGTACGCACGAAGAGCGGGTCAAGGGCCTCGCCGGCCGCGCGGACTCCCTCGACCGCGCCGCCCGCGCGGAGCGGGACGCACGCGCGCGTGCCGAGCAGCGGCGGGCACGGCTGCGGCACGAGGCCGGCGTGGCCGAAGCCGTCGCCTCCGGGACGCGGCAGCTGCTCGCTCACGTCGAGGTGTCGCTCGCGCGCGCGGACGAGGAGCGCACCGCCGCCGACGCCGCCAAGGCCCTGCGGGAAAGGGAGTTGACCGCCGCCCGGACCACCGGCCGCGATCTCAAGGCCGAGCTCGACAAGCTGACCGACTCCGTCCACCGCGGTGAGGTGCTCGGCGCCGAGAAGCGGATGCGGATCGAGCAGCTGGAGACCAAGGCGCTCGAGGAGCTGGGCGTCGAACCGGCGGGACTCGTCGACGAGTACGGCCCGCACCAGCTCGTCCCGCCCTCCCCGCCCGCCGAGGGCGAGGAGCTGCCGGAGGATCCGGAGCACCCGCGCAACCAGCCCAAGCCGTTCCACCGGGCGGAGCAGGAGAGGCGGCTCAAGGCCACCGAGCGGGCGTACCAGCAGCTCGGCAAGGTCAATCCGCTCGCTCTGGAGGAGTTCGCGGCGCTGGAGGAGCGGCACAAGTTCCTCAGCGAGCAGCTGGAGGACCTGAAGAAGACCCGCATCGACCTGCTTCAAGTGGTGAAGGAGGTCGACGAGCGCGTCGAGCAGGTCTTCACGGAGGCCTACCGGGACACGGCCCGGCAGTTCGAGGGCGTCTTCAGCCGGCTCTTCCCGGGCGGCGAGGGGCGGTTGATCCTGACCGACCCCGACAACATGCTCACCACGGGCGTGGACGTCGAGGCGCGTCCGCCCGGCAAGAAGGTCAAGCGGCTCTCCCTGCTGTCCGGCGGCGAACGGTCACTGACGGCCGTGGCGCTGCTGGTGTCCATCTTCAAGGCGCGGCCCAGCCCGTTCTACGTCATGGACGAGGTCGAGGCGGCGCTCGACGACACCAACCTCCAGCGGTTGATCCGCCTCATGCAGGAGCTGCAGGAGGCCTCGCAGCTCATCGTGATCACGCACCAGAAACGGACCATGGAGGTCGCCGACGCGCTGTACGGCGTCTCCATGCAGGGCGACGGCGTGTCGAAGGTCATCAGCCAGCGGCTGCGCTGA